From Stigmatopora nigra isolate UIUO_SnigA chromosome 5, RoL_Snig_1.1, whole genome shotgun sequence, a single genomic window includes:
- the sec22bb gene encoding vesicle-trafficking protein SEC22b-B, which yields MVLLTMIARLADGLPLAASMQEDEQLGRDLQQYQSQAKQLFRKLNEQSPTRCTLEAGSVSFHYVLEKGVCYLVLCEAGFPKKLAFAFLEDLQAEFHEQHGKKVPTVSRPYSFIEFDTYIQKTKKAYIDSRARRNLGSINTELQDVQRIMVANIEEVLQRGEALSALDSKANNLSSLSKKYRSDAKYLNTRSTYAKLAAGGVFFIMLIVYVRFWWL from the exons ATGGTGCTGCTAACGATGATCGCCCGGCTGGCCGACGGCCTCCCTCTGGCCGCCTCCATGCAGGAGGACGAGCAG TTGGGCCGGGACCTCCAGCAGTACCAGAGCCAAGCCAAGCAACTCTTCCGCAAACTCAACGAACAAAGCCCCACGCGTTGCACCTTGGAGGCGGGATCAGTATCCTTCCA CTACGTTCTGGAGAAAGGTGTGTGCTACCTGGTCTTATGTGAAGCCGGCTTCCCCAAGAAACTGGCCTTTGCCTTCCTGGAGGACCTCCAGGCCGAGTTCCACGAGCAGCATGGCAAGAAGGTGCCCACTGTGTCCAGGCCGTACTCCTTCATCGAGTTTG ACACGTACATCCAAAAAACCAAGAAGGCGTACATCGACAGTCGGGCTCGGAGGAACCTGGGGAGCATCAACACGGAGCTCCAGGACGTCCAGAGAATCATGGTGGCCAACATCGAGGAGGTCCTCCAACGTGGAGAAGCACTTTCCg CATTGGATTCCAAAGCCAACAATTTGTCCAGCTTGTCCAAAAAGTACCGTAGTGACGCCAAGTATCTTAACACACGCTCCACATACGCCAAGTTAGCAGCAGGGGGCGTCTTTTTCATCATGCTCATTGTTTATGTACGTTTTTGGTGGCTTTGA
- the LOC144196575 gene encoding uncharacterized protein LOC144196575 — MCKVQMLKELLTHRLNLAIDDIFDLFEPTIMKYEEELTRRKKENDRDRKLLDSVLTSQSDLEKAESQQVMEQNTEEFKDPPHIKEEWTGLDCDSDITTQLTDIHVKNDKHGNHSPSQEKCPQEDPHSRPGDLSPLTDTNDTISRSSDGDLAQEPSQTPPTTQNDVSHPTDEKPPTCHECGKEFVHVGALNRHLRTHSGEKPFSCAICAKGFSLKANMKRHMNTHGETNAAHADVSGGGARHGCAQCGKTFSLKGNLVAHVKTHSGEKPFACSYCDRRFHTKLHVQRHTLIHTGEKPFSCPFCGKSFRQEYDMKNHARMHTGEKPFACAPCGKGFTRRSCLRMHVRRHHHKDLTRERKTQMEKDKEGR; from the exons atgtgcaaagtcCAAATGTTAAAAGAGTTATTGACGCACCGATTAAACTTGGCAATTGACGacatatttgatttatttgagcCAACCATAATGAAGTACGAAGAGGAACTTACccgaagaaaaaaggaaaacgaCAGAGACCGCAAATTATTGGACTCTGTTTTGACGTCCCAATCTGACCTCGAGAAAGCAG AATCGCAGCAGGTGATGGAGCAAAATacagaagaatttaaagaccctCCCCACATTAAAGAGGAATGGACTGGTCTAGATTGCGATAGTGACATCACAACTCAATTGACTGACATCCACGTCAAGAACGATAAACATGGAAATCACAGTCCAAGCCAGGAGAAATGTCCCCAGGAGGACCCTCACTCCCGACCGGGTGACCTATCTCCCCTCACCGACACCAATGATACAATATCTCGCTCTTCTGACGGCGATCTCGCCCAAGAACCTTCTCAGACTCCTCCCACAACGCAAAACGATGTATCGCATCCCACCGACGAGAAACCCCCCACTTGCCACGAGTGCGGTAAAGAGTTTGTCCATGTGGGGGCGCTTAATCGACATTTGAGAACTCACAGTGGAGAAAAACCCTTCAGTTGCGCCATTTGCGCAAAAGGCTTCTCCTTGAAGGCCAACATGAAAAGACACATGAACACGCACGGCGAGACGAACGCCGCTCACGCCGACgtcagcggcggcggcgcccggcACGGTTGCGCCCAGTGCGGGAAGACGTTCAGCTTGAAGGGCAACTTAGTGGCGCACGTGAAAACCCACAGCGGAGAGAAACCATTTGCTTGTTCCTACTGCGATCGAAGGTTCCACACCAAGCTCCACGTACAGAGGCACACGCTAATCCACACAGGAgagaaacccttttcctgccCGTTCTGTGGGAAGTCGTTCCGCCAAGAGTACGACATGAAGAACCACGCAAGGATGCACACTGGAGAGAAACCTTTCGCCTGCGCCCCCTGCGGCAAAGGTTTCACCCGGCGGTCGTGCCTCAGAATGCACGTGAGACGACACCATCACAAAGACTTGACAAGAGAGCGCAAAACGCAAATGGAAAAGGACAAAGAAGGACGTTAA
- the npl gene encoding N-acetylneuraminate lyase isoform X3 has translation MSLSLAERKLVAEAWCQKGKGKMEQVIVHIGCSNLKESQELAQHAVEIGADGIAAVSPHFLKPRSAEPLRAYLQKVASVAPSLPFYYYHIPALTAVNLPVSDLLEGMETLIPSFRGVKFSSCDLMDFGQCVNHIPSHWSALYGVDEILLAALALGAHGAVGSTYNYLGNHMKKLLSEFESGNLAQAKSLQFQLQELISHAVKGGFDVGVNKQLMVDVSGLRLGPPRLPIMPCPKAHAASIKQKYQQIFSTH, from the exons ATGTCACTCAGCCTGGCCGAGAGAAAGCTAGTAGCAGAGGCCTGGTGTCAGAAGGGAAAGGGAAA aaTGGAGCAGGTGATTGTTCACATTGGCTGTTCCAATCTTAAAGAATCACAAGAACTG GCTCAGCACGCCGTGGAGATCGGAGCAGACGGGATAGCGGCCGTTTCGCCCCACTTTTTAAAACCTCGCTCGGCAG AGCCGTTGAGGGCGTATCTCCAGAAAGTGGCCTCCGTGGCCCCGAGCCTGCCCTTCTATTACTATCACATTCCAGCTCTCACCGCTGTTAATC TCCCCGTCAGTGACTTGCTGGAAGGCATGGAGACGCTCATTCCGTCCTTCCGAGGGGTCAAATTCTCCAGCTGCGACCTGATGGATTTTGGACAGTGCGTCAACCACATTCCGTCCCACTGGTCTGCCCTGTATGGCGTGGACGAG ATACTGTTAGCGGCTCTGGCGTTGGGAGCCCACGGAGCGGTCGGCAG TACGTATAACTATCTAGGGAATCACATGAAGAAGCTCCTGTCCGAGTTTGAGAGTGGAAACCTGGCACAAGCTAAGAGTCTTCAG TTCCAGTTGCAAGAGCTCATCAGCCACGCTGTCAAAGGCG GATTCGACGTGGGCGTCAACAAGCAACTGATGGTGGACGTGTCGGGTTTGCGCCTGGGTCCGCCTCGCCTACCCATCATGCCGTGTCCCAAAGCGCACGCCGCGTCCATCAAGCAGAAGTACCAGCAAATCTTCTCCACACACTGA
- the LOC144196572 gene encoding uncharacterized protein LOC144196572 has protein sequence MCKITMLRELVKQKLNLAVEEVFELFEKTILEYEEANERRHRALLETVLKPRLRLQRAGSKGSENEEIKSEEPPSKKRKARKRTSPTLKKTKDDETAPPQGDHLAPISDIEDFDEDEAEKKDLDTPTLTKPVNAVRYFTCSVCTKFFRTRDFLIAHIRDHTMGKIASPSSATKKEEKPSTSVKTPPPGKVEVHTSAKKEEKSSALCKNPHLEKIGVPLSSKNEVKASGSVQTPPPTGAHVTPTSMLVVSYSDSPSKDPKTTKLKILNALQRLSNNTEHSKEKPSEDNKQVSQLAKFSAILQNDTPTSNPSNKNGKPTEGKEKPPQPGKSDANPENDDLTSDSSDDEAAKSARQDLVLAKDPDTHEKHDVLPKPDTVKTPESGNSAPQANGEGGAEALSEPESLFAPLSHSDMTANSSSDEASNRDGKKQFACSLCRKTFVNQTLLENHMTAHKEGGAYACSFCDKRYFKAGFLKRHMLLHANETKEDGDAKEAKDAEDNEKTKKKKKSKNRDHIKHKCPHCGKEFMHSSLLAGHLLIHAKEMTEQSKAGL, from the exons ATGTGTAAAATCACAATGTTAAGAGAGCTGGTGAAGCAAAAGCTAAACTTGGCCGTCGAGGAAGTTTTCGAACTGTTTGAGAAAACAATCTTGGAGTACGAAGAGGCTAACGAACGGCGGCATCGTGCTCTGCTTGAAACGGTCCTAAAGCCCCGTCTTCGACTACAAAGAGCCg GTTCAAAAGGGTCGGAGAATGAAGAAATTAAATCCGAGGAGCCTCCATcgaaaaaaaggaaagccaGGAAACGAACCAgtcccactttaaaaaaaaccaaagatGACGAAACTGCACCCCCGCAGGGAGACCATTTGGCTCCCATATCAGACATCGAGGACTTTGACGAGGACGAAGCCGAAAAGAAAGATTTGGACACGCCCACATTAACCAAACCAGTCAACGCCGTTAGATATTTCACCTGCTCGGTTTGTACGAAATTTTTCCGCACTCGAGACTTTCTTATTGCGCACATTCGAGACCACACCATGGGTAAAATCGCATCCCCCTCAAGTGCTactaaaaaagaggaaaaacctTCAACTTCTGTTAAAACTCCGCCCCCAGGGAAAGTAGAGGTCCATACAAGTgctaaaaaagaagagaaatctTCAGCTTTGTGTAAAAATCCACATTTAGAGAAAATAGGGGTCCCTTTAAGTAGTAAAAATGAAGTGAAAGCTTCAGGTTCTGTTCAAACTCCGCCCCCTACAGGAGCTCATGTGACTCCAACATCCATGCTAGTTGTCTCTTATTCCGATTCTCCTTCCAAAGACCCAAAAACGACCAAATTAaaaattttaaatgcacttcAACGTTTGTCAAACAATACAGAACATTCAAAAGAGAAACCATCGGAAGATAATAAACAAGTCTCACAACTGGCCAAATTTTCCGCAATTCTCCAAAATGACACCCCAACGTCCAATCCTTCCAACAAAAATGGGAAGCCAACAGAAGGGAAAGAAAAACCCCCACAGCCGGGAAAATCGGACGCCAATCCAGAAAACGACGACCTGACCTCGGACTCGTCGGACGACGAGGCCGCGAAATCCGCCCGCCAAGATTTAGTCCTCGCCAAAGATCCCGACACCCACGAGAAACATGACGTTTTGCCAAAACCCGACACCGTCAAAACGCCGGAATCCGGCAACTCGGCGCCGCAAGCTAACGGCGAAGGCGGAGCCGAAGCGTTATCGGAACCCGAAAGCCTCTTTGCGCCGTTATCCCACTCGGATATGACGGCTAATTCGTCCAGCGACGAGGCGTCCAATCGAGACGGGAAGAAACAGTTTGCCTGCTCGTTGTGTCGCAAAACGTTCGTCAACCAAACGCTTTTGGAAAACCATATGACTGCTCACAAGGAAGGTGGAGCTTATGCTTGTTCCTTTTGTGATAAAAGATACTTTAAAGCCGGATTTTTGAAGAGACATATGCTTTTACACGCTAACGAAACGAAGGAAGACGGGGACGCTAAAGAGGCTAAGGACGCTGAGGACAACGAGaaaaccaagaagaagaaaaaatccaaaaatcgTGATCATATCAAACACAAGTGCCCTCATTGCGGGAAAGAATTTATGCATAGTAGCTTGTTAGCTGGACATTTGCTAATACACGCCAAAGAGATGACAGAACAATCCAAGGCGGGTCTTTGA
- the npl gene encoding N-acetylneuraminate lyase isoform X2: protein MTNEVNLEEIGPYIDYLVTTQGIKSIFVNGTTGEGMSLSLAERKLVAEAWCQKGKGKMEQVIVHIGCSNLKESQELAQHAVEIGADGIAAVSPHFLKPRSAEPLRAYLQKVASVAPSLPFYYYHIPALTAVNLPVSDLLEGMETLIPSFRGVKFSSCDLMDFGQCVNHIPSHWSALYGVDEILLAALALGAHGAVGSTYNYLGNHMKKLLSEFESGNLAQAKSLQFQLQELISHAVKGGFDVGVNKQLMVDVSGLRLGPPRLPIMPCPKAHAASIKQKYQQIFSTH from the exons atgacaAA tGAAGTCAACTTGGAAGAAATCGGACCTTACATCGACTACTTGGTAACGACGCAAggcataaaaagtatttttg TAAATGGCACCACCGGTGAGGGTATGTCACTCAGCCTGGCCGAGAGAAAGCTAGTAGCAGAGGCCTGGTGTCAGAAGGGAAAGGGAAA aaTGGAGCAGGTGATTGTTCACATTGGCTGTTCCAATCTTAAAGAATCACAAGAACTG GCTCAGCACGCCGTGGAGATCGGAGCAGACGGGATAGCGGCCGTTTCGCCCCACTTTTTAAAACCTCGCTCGGCAG AGCCGTTGAGGGCGTATCTCCAGAAAGTGGCCTCCGTGGCCCCGAGCCTGCCCTTCTATTACTATCACATTCCAGCTCTCACCGCTGTTAATC TCCCCGTCAGTGACTTGCTGGAAGGCATGGAGACGCTCATTCCGTCCTTCCGAGGGGTCAAATTCTCCAGCTGCGACCTGATGGATTTTGGACAGTGCGTCAACCACATTCCGTCCCACTGGTCTGCCCTGTATGGCGTGGACGAG ATACTGTTAGCGGCTCTGGCGTTGGGAGCCCACGGAGCGGTCGGCAG TACGTATAACTATCTAGGGAATCACATGAAGAAGCTCCTGTCCGAGTTTGAGAGTGGAAACCTGGCACAAGCTAAGAGTCTTCAG TTCCAGTTGCAAGAGCTCATCAGCCACGCTGTCAAAGGCG GATTCGACGTGGGCGTCAACAAGCAACTGATGGTGGACGTGTCGGGTTTGCGCCTGGGTCCGCCTCGCCTACCCATCATGCCGTGTCCCAAAGCGCACGCCGCGTCCATCAAGCAGAAGTACCAGCAAATCTTCTCCACACACTGA
- the npl gene encoding N-acetylneuraminate lyase isoform X1 has translation MALSTEKKLTGLVAATFTPFTDQGEVNLEEIGPYIDYLVTTQGIKSIFVNGTTGEGMSLSLAERKLVAEAWCQKGKGKMEQVIVHIGCSNLKESQELAQHAVEIGADGIAAVSPHFLKPRSAEPLRAYLQKVASVAPSLPFYYYHIPALTAVNLPVSDLLEGMETLIPSFRGVKFSSCDLMDFGQCVNHIPSHWSALYGVDEILLAALALGAHGAVGSTYNYLGNHMKKLLSEFESGNLAQAKSLQFQLQELISHAVKGGFDVGVNKQLMVDVSGLRLGPPRLPIMPCPKAHAASIKQKYQQIFSTH, from the exons atGGCTCTGTCTACTGAGAAGAAATTGACAGGTCTGGTTGCTGCTACATTCACTCCATTCACTGATCAAGG tGAAGTCAACTTGGAAGAAATCGGACCTTACATCGACTACTTGGTAACGACGCAAggcataaaaagtatttttg TAAATGGCACCACCGGTGAGGGTATGTCACTCAGCCTGGCCGAGAGAAAGCTAGTAGCAGAGGCCTGGTGTCAGAAGGGAAAGGGAAA aaTGGAGCAGGTGATTGTTCACATTGGCTGTTCCAATCTTAAAGAATCACAAGAACTG GCTCAGCACGCCGTGGAGATCGGAGCAGACGGGATAGCGGCCGTTTCGCCCCACTTTTTAAAACCTCGCTCGGCAG AGCCGTTGAGGGCGTATCTCCAGAAAGTGGCCTCCGTGGCCCCGAGCCTGCCCTTCTATTACTATCACATTCCAGCTCTCACCGCTGTTAATC TCCCCGTCAGTGACTTGCTGGAAGGCATGGAGACGCTCATTCCGTCCTTCCGAGGGGTCAAATTCTCCAGCTGCGACCTGATGGATTTTGGACAGTGCGTCAACCACATTCCGTCCCACTGGTCTGCCCTGTATGGCGTGGACGAG ATACTGTTAGCGGCTCTGGCGTTGGGAGCCCACGGAGCGGTCGGCAG TACGTATAACTATCTAGGGAATCACATGAAGAAGCTCCTGTCCGAGTTTGAGAGTGGAAACCTGGCACAAGCTAAGAGTCTTCAG TTCCAGTTGCAAGAGCTCATCAGCCACGCTGTCAAAGGCG GATTCGACGTGGGCGTCAACAAGCAACTGATGGTGGACGTGTCGGGTTTGCGCCTGGGTCCGCCTCGCCTACCCATCATGCCGTGTCCCAAAGCGCACGCCGCGTCCATCAAGCAGAAGTACCAGCAAATCTTCTCCACACACTGA